A single Spiroplasma floricola 23-6 DNA region contains:
- a CDS encoding LemA family protein has product MSNNQTLQKENINKLAGTKVKRNGFGAFIWYISFILIIPLFVHIANINKLKRYDIKVSEAQSGIDIQLKKRRDILLKLINAVKDGIKFEKEMLLSLTQMRTGVNPNELNENMKLLDKVSKDVTMRLENYPQLQSTKLVQELMSAVSEVENDISASRRIYNSNVSIFNQTISVYPLNSAARQLNFVYKYLLEFSSEELEDVEIKF; this is encoded by the coding sequence ATGAGTAACAACCAAACTTTACAAAAGGAAAATATAAATAAACTAGCAGGAACTAAAGTAAAAAGAAATGGATTTGGAGCCTTCATTTGATATATAAGTTTTATTTTAATAATACCTTTATTTGTTCATATAGCAAATATTAATAAATTAAAAAGATATGATATTAAGGTTTCAGAAGCACAATCTGGAATTGATATACAACTTAAAAAAAGAAGAGATATTTTATTAAAACTTATTAATGCTGTAAAAGATGGAATTAAATTTGAAAAGGAAATGCTATTAAGTTTAACCCAAATGAGAACTGGAGTTAATCCTAACGAACTAAATGAAAACATGAAACTTTTAGATAAAGTTTCAAAAGATGTAACTATGAGATTAGAAAATTATCCTCAATTACAATCAACTAAATTAGTTCAAGAATTAATGAGTGCTGTTTCTGAAGTTGAAAATGATATTTCAGCTTCTAGAAGAATTTATAATTCTAATGTAAGTATTTTTAATCAAACAATTTCAGTTTATCCTTTAAACTCAGCTGCAAGACAATTAAATTTTGTTTACAAATATTTACTAGAATTTAGTAGTGAAGAATTAGAAGATGTTGAAATCAAATTTTAA